The genomic region ATGGCCGAAGTCGAAGAAGTCGCGCTGCCATTCGATCAACAACTGGTCGTTGAGCCGGAACCAGCTGCCGCCGATGCCGTAGATCTCATCGGACGTACCGTCGGACTTGTTGACGATCTGCTTCCAGAACCCGACGATCTCGCCCTGCTTGTCGTCGACGAGCACCTTCTGGTACTCGTACACCCAGTTCTCCAGGCCCTCCATCTCCAAACCTAGAGCGACGTCGCGGATTTGGTCCTTACCGACGCACATGACATCTTCCTTCGGGCCGATGTTCCAGCCGTAGGTCGCATCGTCGGTGTAGAACTCGGCCAACGGCGTCCAGTCGCCGTTGCGCTCACATTCGCGGTTTGTCTCCAGCCACCGCTCGACCCAGTCGTCGAGCGCCTCGCGGGGTAGTGACGGCATTGTCTACTCTCCTATTTTTCTCGGATGGCCAGCGCTTGGGTGGGGCACATGTCGACGGCGTTCTGGATCTCGTCGCGGGCATCGTCGGGCGGTTCGGAGTCGATGATCTCGACCTTGCCACGCTTGGGCACGGTGAAGTAGTCGGGCGCCTCGAGCTCGCACATGGCGTGGCCCTGACAGAGGTCGAGGTCGACAGTGACTTTGAAGCTTCTGAAGCAACCCATGGGATTACTCGCTGCGCCTGCGGTAACGGGCCTTGGCCGGGCGCTGCAACTGCACCACCATCTTCGAGTGGTCGTTGCGGTAGGAGTCGGCGGGCTGGGCCATCTCGAACTCGTACTCCCGCAACAGGACCGAGAAGATCGCCTTGATCTGCATCTGGGCGAACGCCGCACCGACGCAACGGTGCCTGCCCGCGCCGAACGGGATCCATGTCCACCGGTTCACGACGTCGGCCTGTTCGGGCTTGTTGTAGCGATCCGGATTGAACGCGTCGGGATCCGGAAAGTCCTCGGCGATGCGGTTGGAGATCGCCGGCGAGGCGGCGACGAAATCACCCTTGTGGATGGGAAAGCCCTTGACCTCGAATTCGCCCTGCGCGACGCGCATCAGGATGATCAGCGGCGGATGCAGTCGCAGGGTCTCCTTGACGACGTTGTCCAGCTTCGGAATCTGGCGCAGCGCATGGAAACTGACTTCCTGGCCGTCGGCGTAGAGGTCATCGAGCTCGGCCTGCACCTCGGCGTAGACGTCAGGGTGACGGATCAGCTCGATCAGCGTCCACGCCGACGTTCCGGAGCTGGTGTGGTGGCCGGCGAACATGAGCGAGATGAACATGCCGGTGACCTCGTCGGCGGAGAACCGCGGCTGGCCCTCCTCATCCTTGATCGACACCAGCACGTCGAGCATGTCGCGGTCGGCCTTGTCCTTCGGCGGGTCTGCCAGCCGCTGGTCCATGATCTCTTGTACCAGCGCAACGAGTTTGACCCGGGCCTCGTCGCGCAGCCGGAAGCTCTCGATCGGCAGGTACGGGTCGACGTAGCACAGCGGGTCGGTGCCGCGCTCGAGCTGGTGGTAGTACTCGGCGAAGCGGTGGTCGAGTTGCCCGCGAAACTTCAACCCGATCAGACACGCGGTCGAGGTGTAGATCGTCAGCTCAGCGAAGAAGTCGAGCAGCTCGATCTCGCCTTCGTCACCCCAGTCGGCGATCATCTTCTTGACCTCGCCCTCGATGGTGGCGGCGTGGCCCTTCATGTGCTCACCGCGCAGCGCGGAGTTGTGCAGCATCTCCTTGCGCCGCTCGGGGCTGGCGTCGAACACCACCCCCTTGCCGAAGATCGGCGTCATGAACGGATACGCCTCGGCCTGGTCGAGATCCTCGTCGGCGGAACGGAAGAAGAACTCGTTGGCCTCGGCGCCGGAGAGCAGGATGACGTGTTTGTCGACAAGTTGGAACCAGCCGACATCACCGCATTCGGCGCGGACACGGTTCATCAACCCGATCGGATCGGTGCGGAATTCCTCGAGATGTCCGTGCTCTTCCTCGCCGCCGGAGACTCTCGGCACGATCGCTGTGGTCATTGGTTCAGGGCTTTCTCGTCGACTTCGAGCTTCTGACGGTCTTTGTGGTCGGCTAACGGGGCCTCGGGTTGCAACTCCATGTTCGCGATGAAGCCGCCGCGCGGCGTCTCGGCCACGAACGTGATGGCGCGTGCCAGATCGGAGGCCCGCAGGAAGTAGTCGTGACGGGCCTGGCCCCACTTGGCCCAGTCCTCCAGCGCCGGGCCGATCTTCTCGGCGGGCAGGCTCCAGCCCATGCCGGTCCTGGTCGGGCCGGGGTGCACGATCGAGGCGCGGACACCGGTGCCTTCCAGTTCCATCTGGAAGTTGTTGACCATGGCCACCAGCGCCGCCTTGGCCGCGCCGTAGGCGCCCATGTGGGGGCGCTGACGCAACGCCACATCGGAGCCTACGAAGATCAGATCGCCGCGCTGACGTTCGAGCATTCCGGGCAGCACCGCGGCCGCCAATCGGAAGGCGCCGACGACGTGGATCTGCAACTGGGAATCGAACTCCTCGCCTGCGATCTCGGCGAGCTTGCCGAAGTAGGTGTCACCCGCACCGGCCACCAGCACCTCGATGTCGCCGAGTGCGTCGACCGACTGCGTCACAAATGATTTCACCGAGTTGGGGTCGGTGACGTCGAGGTGGAACCCGACTGCCTCGCCGCCGTCGGCGTTGATCTTGCCCACCAGGTCAGTGAGCTTCTCGACCCGGCGCGCACCGAGCGCGACCGGGAAGCCGCGCGCCGCCATGTCGATCGCGGTGGCCTCGCCGATACCGGACGAGGCGCCGGCGATGATGACCGGCCGGCGTTCGGGCAGGGGTTCGAAGCGGGGCATGTGCGGCTTTCAGACGGTCTGGACGGTGATCGGCAGGTGAGCGAATCCGCGGACGTTGCTGGAGTGGACGCGGACGGCGTTGGCCGCCTCGACTTCATATCCGCGGATTCGCTTGAACAACTCGGTCAGCGCGACCCTGGCCTCCATCCGCGCCAGGTGGGCGCCGAGACAGAAGTGGGCGCCGCTGCCGAAACTCATGAGCTTCGAACCGATCTCGCGGCCGATGACGAACTCGTCGGGCTCGGCGAACACCCGCTCGTCGCGGTGCGCCGAACCGGGCAACAGCAAGACGACATCACCGTCGGGGATGGTGGTGTCGTAGAGCGTCAACTCGCCGGCCACCGTGCGGGCGAGAATCTGGCTGGAGGTGTCGTAGCGCAACGTTTCCTCGACCCACAAAGGCACCCGCTCGAGATCGGCGTAGACCGGGGCCAGCTGGTCGGGGTTCTGGTGGCCCCAGAATGCGGCGTTGGCAAGCAGTTTCGTGGTGGTCTCGTTGCCGGCGATCACCATGAGGAACATGAAGCCGAGGATCTCGTCGTCGGTGAGGCGGTCACCGTCGATCTCGGCCTCGAGCAGCGCCGTGGTCAGGTCGTCGGTCGCCTTCTTGCGGCGCTCGGCGACCATCTCCTGGTAGTAGACGATCAGGTTGATGGACGCCTCGACGGCCGCGGGCGGCACGTCGGTCACGCCTTCGTCGCGGTGCATGACCCCGTCGGCCCATGCCCGCACCTGGGCGCGG from Mycobacterium sp. IDR2000157661 harbors:
- a CDS encoding ferredoxin, whose amino-acid sequence is MGCFRSFKVTVDLDLCQGHAMCELEAPDYFTVPKRGKVEIIDSEPPDDARDEIQNAVDMCPTQALAIREK
- a CDS encoding SDR family oxidoreductase, with translation MPRFEPLPERRPVIIAGASSGIGEATAIDMAARGFPVALGARRVEKLTDLVGKINADGGEAVGFHLDVTDPNSVKSFVTQSVDALGDIEVLVAGAGDTYFGKLAEIAGEEFDSQLQIHVVGAFRLAAAVLPGMLERQRGDLIFVGSDVALRQRPHMGAYGAAKAALVAMVNNFQMELEGTGVRASIVHPGPTRTGMGWSLPAEKIGPALEDWAKWGQARHDYFLRASDLARAITFVAETPRGGFIANMELQPEAPLADHKDRQKLEVDEKALNQ
- a CDS encoding cytochrome P450; the encoded protein is MTCTDLTLDPYDYDFHEDPYPYYKRLRDEAPLYRNDELGFWALSRHQDVLQGFRNSTTLSNKFGVSLDPASRGPHASKTMSFLAMDDPAHLRLRTLVSKGFTPRRIRELEPRVTEIAVQHLDTMLEKSAEGTVDYVDEFAGKLPMDVISELMGVPQQDRAQVRAWADGVMHRDEGVTDVPPAAVEASINLIVYYQEMVAERRKKATDDLTTALLEAEIDGDRLTDDEILGFMFLMVIAGNETTTKLLANAAFWGHQNPDQLAPVYADLERVPLWVEETLRYDTSSQILARTVAGELTLYDTTIPDGDVVLLLPGSAHRDERVFAEPDEFVIGREIGSKLMSFGSGAHFCLGAHLARMEARVALTELFKRIRGYEVEAANAVRVHSSNVRGFAHLPITVQTV
- a CDS encoding nuclear transport factor 2 family protein; protein product: MPSLPREALDDWVERWLETNRECERNGDWTPLAEFYTDDATYGWNIGPKEDVMCVGKDQIRDVALGLEMEGLENWVYEYQKVLVDDKQGEIVGFWKQIVNKSDGTSDEIYGIGGSWFRLNDQLLIEWQRDFFDFGHVSYMFGKLIESGDLSEGMQKRIERSMAGEKLPGYYPLGKAPSPIW
- a CDS encoding cytochrome P450; amino-acid sequence: MTTAIVPRVSGGEEEHGHLEEFRTDPIGLMNRVRAECGDVGWFQLVDKHVILLSGAEANEFFFRSADEDLDQAEAYPFMTPIFGKGVVFDASPERRKEMLHNSALRGEHMKGHAATIEGEVKKMIADWGDEGEIELLDFFAELTIYTSTACLIGLKFRGQLDHRFAEYYHQLERGTDPLCYVDPYLPIESFRLRDEARVKLVALVQEIMDQRLADPPKDKADRDMLDVLVSIKDEEGQPRFSADEVTGMFISLMFAGHHTSSGTSAWTLIELIRHPDVYAEVQAELDDLYADGQEVSFHALRQIPKLDNVVKETLRLHPPLIILMRVAQGEFEVKGFPIHKGDFVAASPAISNRIAEDFPDPDAFNPDRYNKPEQADVVNRWTWIPFGAGRHRCVGAAFAQMQIKAIFSVLLREYEFEMAQPADSYRNDHSKMVVQLQRPAKARYRRRSE